From a region of the Geothrix sp. 21YS21S-2 genome:
- a CDS encoding lysophospholipid acyltransferase family protein, producing the protein MSGVQIVERGRPVGGPLSVWVNFRFVPFVAAALVKTLSYTLRVAREGFEPVEDLVAGDRRVILSFYHRRLVMMPQAYPFRRSAPGGEARGVAILSSDSKDGERSAATWQWFGIHAVRGTAGDRGAQALVRMIRAVKEGWDLGITVDGPRGPRQEVKGGVLAVSRKTGAWIVPVCVAYQAAWTLRTWDEMLVPKPFSQVRVRYGVPFQVPPSGDEEDFRTALERELDGMESWAEQFRGSY; encoded by the coding sequence GTGAGCGGGGTCCAGATCGTCGAACGGGGCCGGCCCGTGGGCGGGCCCCTCAGCGTGTGGGTCAACTTCCGGTTCGTGCCCTTCGTGGCCGCTGCCCTGGTGAAGACCCTCTCCTACACCCTGCGCGTCGCCCGGGAGGGTTTCGAGCCCGTCGAGGACCTGGTGGCCGGGGACCGGCGGGTGATCCTGTCCTTCTACCACCGGCGCCTGGTGATGATGCCCCAGGCCTACCCCTTCCGCCGCAGCGCCCCCGGCGGCGAGGCCCGCGGCGTGGCCATCCTCTCGAGCGACAGCAAGGACGGGGAGCGCAGCGCGGCCACCTGGCAGTGGTTCGGCATCCATGCGGTGCGAGGCACCGCCGGGGACCGTGGGGCCCAGGCCCTCGTGCGGATGATCCGGGCCGTGAAGGAGGGCTGGGACCTGGGCATCACCGTGGACGGCCCCCGGGGTCCCCGCCAGGAGGTCAAGGGGGGCGTCCTGGCCGTTTCCCGCAAGACCGGTGCCTGGATCGTGCCCGTGTGCGTGGCCTACCAGGCCGCCTGGACGTTGCGCACCTGGGACGAGATGCTGGTGCCCAAACCCTTTTCGCAGGTGCGGGTCCGCTACGGCGTGCCCTTCCAGGTGCCCCCCTCGGGGGACGAGGAGGACTTCCGGACCGCCCTGGAGAGGGAACTCGACGGAATGGAGAGCTGGGCGGAGCAGTTTCGCGGCAGTTATTGA
- a CDS encoding transcription antitermination factor NusB yields the protein MATQSRIAVARTLQIVFGEGDRVPDAWDAALSSEDAGLANALLGHCLRRWGTLQAHCRPQLKNPARGVPLGTQVALAIGLAQLAWLEGVTDHAAVNEAVDLAGDRDLGFPPHRGLVNAILRRAGRDREALRAGLDAMDPALDRTPFAELTLKAALYPRGQGAAREELWKRLQAPPRPFFRALGPAPGTLLPVEGVPGALQLAPGASFPREWLASGQGMVQDLSSQALLAFAWDGAPRTILDACAAPGGKTTALARRYPGAALTALEKNPARAARLMENLLARGVKAEVVVDEAGPWMRRPGSAFDLILLDAPCTGSGTLQKHPELTWIGPAIDRPRMRAVQRDLLEAAVSRLAPGGLLIYAVCSWLSEEGQDHRDWLLAQPGLAPVAAWPAGLGAEEGPTAFFRPDPLTWPGEGFQAFAFTRTLES from the coding sequence ATGGCAACACAGAGTCGCATCGCGGTGGCACGGACCCTCCAGATCGTCTTCGGCGAGGGGGACAGGGTCCCCGACGCCTGGGACGCCGCCCTCTCCTCCGAGGACGCGGGACTGGCCAACGCCCTCCTGGGGCACTGCCTGCGGCGCTGGGGCACCCTCCAGGCCCACTGCCGGCCCCAGCTCAAGAACCCCGCCCGGGGCGTCCCCCTGGGCACCCAGGTGGCCCTGGCCATCGGCCTGGCCCAGCTGGCGTGGCTGGAGGGCGTCACGGACCACGCCGCGGTGAACGAGGCCGTGGACCTGGCCGGGGACCGGGACCTGGGCTTCCCGCCCCACCGGGGCCTCGTGAACGCCATCCTCCGCAGGGCGGGCCGGGACCGGGAGGCCCTCCGGGCCGGCCTGGACGCCATGGACCCCGCCCTCGACCGCACCCCCTTCGCCGAGCTCACCCTCAAGGCGGCGCTCTACCCCAGGGGCCAGGGCGCGGCCAGGGAGGAGCTGTGGAAGCGCCTCCAGGCCCCGCCCCGTCCCTTCTTCAGGGCCCTGGGTCCGGCCCCCGGGACCCTCCTGCCCGTCGAGGGCGTCCCCGGCGCGCTGCAGCTGGCCCCCGGCGCCTCCTTCCCCCGGGAGTGGCTCGCCTCGGGCCAGGGCATGGTGCAGGACCTCAGCTCCCAGGCCCTCCTGGCCTTCGCGTGGGACGGCGCCCCGCGCACCATCCTGGACGCCTGCGCCGCCCCCGGCGGCAAGACCACGGCCCTGGCCCGGCGCTACCCCGGGGCCGCCCTCACCGCCCTGGAGAAGAACCCGGCGCGCGCCGCGCGGCTCATGGAGAACCTCCTGGCCCGCGGGGTCAAGGCGGAGGTCGTGGTGGACGAGGCCGGCCCCTGGATGCGCCGGCCGGGATCCGCCTTCGACCTCATCCTGCTGGACGCCCCCTGCACCGGGAGCGGCACCCTCCAGAAGCACCCGGAGCTCACCTGGATCGGCCCCGCCATCGACCGCCCCCGCATGCGCGCCGTCCAGCGCGATCTCCTGGAGGCCGCGGTCTCCCGCCTCGCCCCGGGCGGCCTACTCATCTACGCCGTGTGCTCCTGGCTCTCCGAGGAGGGCCAGGACCACCGGGACTGGCTTCTCGCCCAGCCCGGCCTGGCGCCCGTGGCCGCGTGGCCCGCGGGCCTGGGCGCGGAGGAGGGCCCCACGGCCTTCTTCCGCCCCGACCCCCTGACCTGGCCCGGCGAGGGCTTCCAGGCCTTCGCCTTCACCCGAACCCTGGAGTCCTGA
- a CDS encoding type IV pilus twitching motility protein PilT has translation MVEPSAQYVVPLQQLLKTMVEYGGTDLHVTTDTAPQVRIDGRMVPLKLPPLEASQTRWLCYGVMTDQQKHRLEEDLEVDFSFGLQGVSRFRANVFNQKGATAGVFRAIPETIRSFEQLGLPPIAQTLCDKPRGLILVTGVTGSGKSTTLAAMIDRINEVEPLHILTIEDPVEYVHHHKRCLVNQREIHADTHSFKKALRSALRQDPDVVLVGELRDLETIEAALTIAETGHLTFGTLHTSSCVQTMNRIIDVFPAHQQPQIRAQLSLVLEGVICQSLIPKSSGKGRCLALEVMIPNPAIRNLIREDKIHQIYSSMQTGQLKFGMQTFNQSLSELVLKGDITQDMAMSYSSNQDELRELINRGVGTQNMVPMNQGKPTSQPNSVLGGRNPNIKYT, from the coding sequence ATGGTCGAACCCAGTGCCCAGTACGTAGTGCCCCTCCAGCAGCTCCTGAAGACGATGGTCGAATATGGGGGGACCGACCTCCACGTCACCACCGACACCGCCCCGCAGGTGCGCATCGACGGGCGCATGGTCCCCCTGAAGCTGCCGCCCCTGGAGGCCTCCCAGACCCGGTGGCTCTGCTACGGCGTCATGACCGACCAGCAGAAGCACCGCCTGGAGGAGGACCTGGAGGTGGACTTCTCCTTCGGCCTGCAGGGGGTGTCGCGCTTCCGGGCCAACGTCTTCAACCAGAAGGGCGCCACCGCCGGCGTGTTCCGGGCCATTCCCGAGACCATCCGCAGCTTCGAGCAGCTGGGCCTGCCCCCCATCGCCCAGACGCTCTGCGACAAGCCCCGCGGCCTGATCCTGGTCACCGGCGTCACCGGCTCGGGCAAGTCCACCACCCTGGCCGCCATGATCGACCGGATCAACGAGGTGGAGCCCCTCCACATCCTCACCATCGAGGATCCCGTGGAATACGTGCACCACCACAAGCGCTGCCTGGTGAACCAGCGCGAGATCCACGCCGATACGCACAGCTTCAAGAAGGCCCTTCGCTCGGCGCTGCGCCAGGATCCCGACGTGGTTCTGGTGGGCGAACTGCGCGACCTGGAGACCATCGAGGCCGCCCTGACCATCGCCGAGACCGGCCACCTCACGTTCGGCACCCTGCACACCAGTTCGTGCGTGCAGACCATGAACCGCATCATCGACGTGTTCCCCGCCCACCAGCAGCCCCAGATCCGCGCCCAGCTCTCCCTGGTGCTGGAAGGGGTCATCTGCCAGTCCCTCATCCCCAAGTCGTCGGGCAAGGGCCGGTGCCTGGCCCTGGAGGTGATGATCCCCAATCCCGCCATCCGCAACCTGATCCGCGAGGACAAGATCCACCAGATCTACAGTTCCATGCAGACCGGCCAGCTGAAGTTCGGCATGCAGACCTTCAACCAGAGCCTCTCCGAGCTGGTGCTGAAGGGCGACATCACGCAGGACATGGCCATGTCCTACTCCTCCAACCAGGACGAGCTGCGCGAGCTCATCAACCGGGGCGTCGGCACCCAGAACATGGTGCCCATGAACCAGGGCAAGCCAACGAGCCAGCCGAACAGCGTGCTGGGAGGCCGGAATCCCAATATTAAATACACCTAG
- a CDS encoding serine/threonine-protein kinase: MISRCPPEAGPFARPPWALEGRRLGRYRLGPSLGRGGMGEVFEAWDTLLNRQVAVKTLVAPDPAAILRFMKEAQLQARVSHPNVCRIFDVDVSDNVPFIAMQLVPGPSLFQAGPGLTLREAVEVLAAVALAMHSAHRANLIHRDLKPSNILLERSPAGGWVPYVADFGLAKDLAEDGLTLAHGVLGTPSFMAPEQRAGEGALIGPPTDVYALGATLCAVLGLARAGSGRSGRTWASGAQEPPSQPSWPGLPRKLRAILVRCLEERPQDRYPTAGALAEDFRRYLDGEPLVAHQPDWLRRGRRLLRRHPAWAASLGISLLLGSGFGVWSSRLAAASERRTVLALHFAHDAKELETRLGMARLYPPHDLRPLLARMAEDLERIQKDIADLGPEARGPGNLALGRVYLGMRHLEPALAVLEEAWNDGYRTPDVAYALCRTHSEFFLRVTEHEQLGDLPPAPEAAARHLQAAQAFLAQAAGAAWEPPDLCAARMRTFEHRGAEALELARALFAKNRWFHEAKVEESRALAALGRERQRAGDTGGALDLYRQADAAARAAQGIAPSDITGWLASADWRLRWLEQPGLPSGEALRVLKETEALLDTVLTIRPGNPRAISGKVHVILGRARILKARGGDPGPELARAERFLHAAQHHPVFRWLVPVKEDLIRRTRKELAGLS; encoded by the coding sequence TTGATCTCCCGGTGTCCGCCGGAGGCTGGACCCTTCGCCCGGCCCCCCTGGGCCCTGGAGGGCAGGCGCCTGGGCCGGTACCGCCTGGGCCCGAGCCTGGGGCGGGGCGGGATGGGCGAGGTGTTCGAGGCCTGGGACACCCTCCTGAACCGCCAGGTGGCCGTCAAGACCCTGGTGGCTCCCGACCCCGCGGCCATCCTGCGCTTCATGAAGGAGGCCCAGCTCCAGGCCCGGGTGAGCCATCCCAACGTGTGCCGGATCTTCGATGTGGACGTCTCCGACAACGTCCCCTTCATCGCAATGCAGCTGGTGCCCGGCCCCAGCCTCTTCCAGGCGGGCCCGGGCCTGACCCTGCGGGAGGCGGTGGAGGTCCTCGCCGCGGTGGCCCTGGCCATGCACTCCGCCCACCGCGCGAACCTCATCCACCGGGACCTCAAGCCCTCCAACATCCTGCTGGAGCGGTCCCCCGCGGGCGGCTGGGTGCCCTACGTGGCGGACTTCGGGCTGGCCAAGGACCTGGCCGAGGATGGCCTGACGCTGGCCCACGGGGTGCTGGGCACCCCCAGCTTCATGGCCCCGGAGCAGAGGGCCGGGGAGGGCGCGCTCATCGGCCCGCCCACGGACGTCTACGCCCTGGGGGCCACGCTCTGCGCGGTGCTGGGCCTGGCCCGCGCGGGCTCGGGAAGGAGCGGCCGGACCTGGGCCTCCGGGGCCCAGGAGCCCCCCTCCCAGCCGTCCTGGCCCGGCCTGCCCCGCAAGCTGCGGGCCATCCTCGTGCGGTGTCTCGAGGAGCGGCCCCAGGACCGCTACCCCACCGCGGGGGCCCTGGCGGAGGACTTCAGGCGCTATCTGGACGGCGAACCCCTCGTGGCCCATCAGCCCGACTGGCTGCGCCGCGGCCGGCGCCTCCTTCGCAGGCACCCCGCCTGGGCGGCCTCCCTGGGCATCAGTCTCCTGCTGGGGTCGGGTTTCGGGGTGTGGAGCTCGCGCCTGGCCGCGGCCTCGGAACGCCGGACGGTCCTGGCCCTGCATTTCGCCCACGACGCCAAGGAACTGGAAACCCGGCTCGGCATGGCGCGCCTTTATCCTCCCCACGACCTGCGGCCCCTCCTGGCGCGGATGGCCGAGGACCTGGAGCGGATCCAAAAGGACATCGCCGACCTGGGCCCCGAGGCCCGGGGCCCCGGCAACCTTGCCCTGGGGCGGGTCTACCTGGGCATGCGCCACCTGGAGCCCGCCCTGGCGGTCCTGGAGGAGGCGTGGAACGACGGGTACCGCACCCCCGACGTGGCCTACGCCCTGTGCCGCACCCACAGCGAATTCTTCCTGCGGGTCACCGAGCACGAGCAGCTGGGGGACCTCCCCCCGGCGCCCGAGGCCGCCGCGCGCCACCTCCAGGCCGCCCAGGCCTTCCTTGCGCAGGCGGCGGGGGCGGCCTGGGAGCCGCCGGACCTCTGCGCCGCCCGGATGCGCACCTTCGAGCACCGGGGGGCCGAGGCCCTGGAGCTGGCGCGGGCGCTGTTCGCGAAGAACCGCTGGTTCCACGAGGCGAAGGTGGAGGAGTCCCGGGCCCTGGCCGCCCTGGGCCGGGAGCGCCAGCGGGCCGGGGACACCGGGGGCGCCCTGGACCTGTACCGCCAGGCGGATGCCGCCGCCCGCGCCGCGCAGGGCATCGCCCCCAGCGATATCACCGGTTGGCTGGCCTCCGCGGACTGGCGGCTGCGCTGGCTGGAGCAGCCCGGCCTGCCCTCCGGGGAGGCCCTCCGGGTCTTGAAGGAGACCGAGGCGCTGCTGGACACGGTGCTGACCATCCGCCCCGGCAATCCGCGGGCCATCAGCGGCAAGGTGCACGTCATCCTCGGCCGGGCGCGGATCCTCAAGGCCCGGGGGGGGGACCCCGGGCCCGAGCTGGCCCGGGCGGAGCGCTTCCTCCACGCCGCCCAGCACCACCCCGTCTTCCGGTGGCTGGTGCCGGTGAAGGAGGACCTGATCCGGAGGACCCGGAAGGAGCTGGCCGGGTTATCTTAG
- the pilB gene encoding type IV-A pilus assembly ATPase PilB: MLVKAQLITEIQLDDAIKLQRREGGKLGSIVVRLGFCSDQDIVSFLGMQYGVPAADLDQWPPIEPSVIALVPSELANKHKVLPLQRSGNVLTMAMSDPTDIFAMDDVRFHTGYNIDPVVSSERGLVRAIERYYGGTSAVRLRDRQDDGRGVYNAGAPGSDAGASAGGPSDDFGDHEDASLDLKGLEEEMAESTQYETLDEEDEVNATALGKASEDAPVVRLVNIVLIDAIRKGASDIHIEPYEKHYRIRFRIDGLLQEVMRPSIKLKDPVTSRVKILAKLNIAEKRLPQDGRIKLRVQLGGKQKVIDYRVSILPTLFGEKIVLRLLDSDKLMLDLTKLGFEPESLQQWDRQISKPYGMVLVTGPTGSGKTNTLYSSISKLNTADVNIMTAEDPVEFNFAGINQVQMKEQIGLNFAAALRSFLRQDPNIILVGEIRDFETAEIAIKASLTGHLVLSTLHTNDAPSTINRLMNMGVEPFLVATSVNIICAQRLVRRICANCKQPDPHQPPPEALLKVGFTEEEVKRGVILKKGAGCEICGGRGYKGRVGLYEVLEMSETLKDMILTGASAIELREQAQKEGMITLRRSGCRKVLDGVTTIEEIVRETVL; encoded by the coding sequence ATGCTTGTGAAGGCTCAGCTGATAACGGAAATTCAGCTGGACGACGCCATCAAGCTGCAGCGCCGCGAAGGCGGGAAGCTCGGCAGCATCGTGGTCCGCCTGGGATTCTGCTCGGACCAGGACATCGTGAGCTTCCTGGGGATGCAGTACGGCGTGCCGGCGGCCGACCTGGACCAGTGGCCCCCCATCGAACCCTCCGTCATCGCCCTGGTGCCCTCCGAGCTGGCCAACAAGCACAAGGTCCTCCCCCTGCAGCGGTCCGGGAACGTGCTCACCATGGCCATGTCCGATCCCACGGACATCTTCGCCATGGACGACGTGCGGTTCCACACGGGCTACAACATCGACCCGGTGGTGTCCTCGGAACGGGGGCTGGTACGGGCGATCGAACGCTACTACGGCGGCACCAGTGCCGTCCGCCTGCGGGACCGCCAGGACGACGGGCGCGGCGTCTACAACGCCGGGGCGCCGGGTTCGGACGCCGGCGCCTCCGCCGGCGGGCCCTCCGACGACTTCGGGGACCACGAGGACGCCAGCCTCGACCTGAAGGGCCTCGAGGAGGAGATGGCCGAGTCCACCCAGTACGAGACGCTGGACGAGGAGGACGAGGTCAACGCCACGGCCCTGGGCAAGGCGTCCGAGGACGCCCCGGTGGTGCGGCTCGTGAACATCGTGCTCATCGACGCCATCCGCAAGGGCGCCTCCGACATCCACATCGAGCCCTACGAGAAGCACTACCGCATCCGGTTCCGCATCGACGGCCTGCTCCAGGAGGTGATGCGGCCCAGCATCAAGCTCAAGGACCCCGTCACCTCCCGCGTCAAGATCCTGGCCAAGCTCAACATCGCGGAAAAGCGCCTGCCCCAGGACGGCCGCATCAAGCTGCGGGTGCAGCTGGGCGGCAAGCAGAAGGTCATCGACTACCGGGTGAGCATCCTTCCGACGCTTTTCGGCGAGAAGATCGTGCTGCGGCTCCTGGACTCGGACAAGCTCATGCTGGACCTCACCAAGCTGGGCTTCGAGCCCGAGAGCCTCCAGCAGTGGGACCGCCAGATCAGCAAGCCCTACGGCATGGTGCTGGTGACCGGGCCCACCGGATCGGGCAAGACCAACACCCTCTATTCCTCCATCTCCAAGCTCAACACCGCGGACGTGAACATCATGACCGCCGAGGATCCCGTCGAATTCAACTTCGCCGGCATCAACCAGGTGCAGATGAAGGAGCAGATCGGCCTGAACTTCGCGGCGGCCCTGCGCAGCTTCCTGCGCCAGGATCCCAACATCATCCTGGTGGGCGAGATCCGGGACTTCGAGACGGCCGAGATCGCCATCAAGGCCTCCCTCACGGGCCACCTGGTGCTCTCCACCCTCCACACCAACGACGCCCCCTCCACCATCAACCGCCTCATGAACATGGGCGTGGAGCCGTTCCTGGTGGCCACCTCCGTCAACATCATCTGCGCCCAGCGCCTGGTCCGGCGCATCTGCGCCAACTGCAAGCAGCCCGATCCGCACCAGCCGCCCCCGGAGGCCCTGCTCAAGGTGGGCTTCACGGAGGAGGAGGTCAAGCGCGGCGTCATCCTGAAGAAGGGCGCCGGCTGCGAGATCTGCGGGGGCCGGGGCTACAAGGGCCGCGTGGGGCTTTACGAAGTACTGGAGATGTCCGAGACTCTCAAGGACATGATCCTCACCGGGGCGAGCGCCATCGAGCTGAGGGAGCAGGCCCAGAAGGAAGGGATGATCACCCTGAGGCGTTCGGGTTGCCGCAAGGTCCTGGACGGCGTCACCACCATCGAGGAAATCGTCCGCGAGACGGTCCTCTAG
- a CDS encoding Hsp33 family molecular chaperone HslO, with translation MSEAENPALVVRALTSDRHIRFSALDASPLWDGVRRGHPHLEAEACAVLVEVLASALLLQARNFFSERLQIHLRTAGRARAVVADSWPDGDIRGVLDEGPATGAWLQAPGLLQVTRSTGSDTPYVGTLEMVEGPLQAQLEAYLLQSEQVQASVHLWCDPGTGESGGLLVELLPECPPERLRALVQALEGLDVVPFWERTPEFLSTWINQGPGTEVLNTTAMRYRCRCSRESLLEALAGFGRAKRHEMFKDGQPVQVRCDYCGKDYTIAPGDLGPEGEGP, from the coding sequence ATGAGCGAAGCCGAAAACCCCGCCCTGGTTGTTCGGGCCCTCACGTCCGATCGCCATATCCGCTTTTCCGCCCTGGACGCGAGCCCGCTGTGGGACGGGGTGCGCAGGGGCCACCCGCACCTGGAGGCCGAGGCCTGCGCCGTGCTGGTGGAAGTGCTCGCCAGCGCGCTTCTGCTCCAGGCCCGGAACTTCTTCTCCGAACGGCTGCAGATCCACCTGCGCACCGCCGGCCGCGCCCGGGCCGTGGTGGCCGATTCCTGGCCGGACGGCGACATCCGCGGCGTGCTGGACGAGGGCCCCGCGACGGGCGCCTGGCTCCAGGCCCCCGGTCTCCTCCAGGTGACGCGCTCCACGGGCTCCGATACGCCCTACGTGGGAACCCTCGAGATGGTGGAGGGTCCCCTCCAGGCCCAGCTCGAGGCCTACCTTCTCCAGTCCGAGCAGGTCCAGGCCAGCGTCCACCTGTGGTGCGACCCCGGCACGGGGGAGAGCGGCGGCCTGCTGGTGGAGCTCCTGCCGGAGTGCCCGCCCGAGCGCCTCCGGGCTCTCGTCCAGGCCCTGGAGGGCCTCGACGTGGTGCCTTTCTGGGAGCGCACCCCCGAGTTCCTCAGCACCTGGATCAACCAGGGCCCGGGGACCGAGGTGCTCAACACCACCGCCATGCGCTACCGCTGCCGCTGCTCCCGGGAGAGCCTCCTGGAGGCGCTGGCCGGGTTCGGCCGGGCCAAGCGCCACGAGATGTTCAAGGATGGCCAGCCCGTCCAGGTGCGCTGCGACTACTGCGGCAAGGACTACACCATCGCCCCGGGGGACCTGGGGCCGGAAGGGGAGGGGCCGTGA
- a CDS encoding type II secretion system F family protein: MPAYAWKGKNRLGEIQEGVIVAETRDGGAATLKRNGIQVISIKPQGAAGGKSLGGVKAKELAIFTRQFSVMIDAGLPLVQCLEILGAQQADKGFQKIIAAVRRDVEQGATLQTALSKHPKAFNDLYVNMVGAGEAGGILDIILQRLSGYIEKAVKLTAKVKGAMTYPITVIIIAIVVVAIIMVKVIPVFSQMYEGMGSSLPFPTLICIAISNVLINYFYVVLIFIALVWIGLRQYYKTPTGHLQIDSFILKIPVIGELLRKVAVARFCRTLGTLTSSGVPILEGMDITARTAGNLVIQNAIMKSREAVEQGRNIAGPLAETKVFPPMVVQMVGVGEATGALDAMLSKVADFYEDEVDNAVAAMTAMMEPLIIAVLGGIIGFIVIAMYLPIFNLANVMGKD; the protein is encoded by the coding sequence ATGCCCGCATATGCATGGAAAGGCAAGAATCGGCTCGGGGAGATTCAGGAAGGGGTCATCGTCGCCGAAACCCGGGACGGGGGCGCCGCCACGCTCAAGCGCAACGGCATCCAGGTCATTTCCATCAAGCCCCAGGGCGCCGCGGGCGGCAAGTCCCTGGGCGGCGTCAAGGCGAAGGAACTGGCCATCTTCACCCGGCAGTTCAGCGTGATGATCGACGCCGGCCTGCCCCTGGTGCAGTGCCTCGAGATCCTCGGGGCCCAGCAGGCCGACAAGGGCTTCCAGAAGATCATCGCCGCCGTGCGCAGGGACGTGGAACAGGGCGCCACCCTGCAGACCGCCCTCAGCAAGCACCCCAAGGCCTTCAACGACCTGTACGTGAACATGGTGGGCGCGGGCGAGGCCGGCGGCATCCTGGACATCATCCTGCAGCGCCTTTCCGGCTACATCGAGAAGGCCGTGAAGCTCACCGCCAAGGTGAAGGGGGCCATGACCTACCCCATCACCGTCATCATCATCGCCATCGTGGTGGTGGCCATCATCATGGTGAAGGTCATCCCGGTGTTCTCCCAGATGTATGAGGGCATGGGCAGCAGCCTGCCCTTCCCGACCCTCATCTGCATCGCCATCTCCAACGTGCTGATCAACTACTTCTACGTGGTGCTGATCTTCATCGCCCTGGTCTGGATCGGCCTGCGGCAGTACTACAAGACGCCCACGGGCCACCTGCAGATCGACAGCTTCATCCTGAAGATCCCCGTCATCGGCGAGCTGCTCCGGAAGGTCGCCGTGGCCCGCTTCTGCCGCACCCTGGGCACCCTCACCAGCTCGGGCGTGCCCATCCTGGAGGGCATGGACATCACCGCCCGCACCGCCGGAAACCTGGTGATCCAGAACGCGATCATGAAGTCCCGGGAGGCCGTGGAACAGGGCCGCAACATCGCCGGACCCCTGGCCGAGACCAAGGTCTTCCCGCCGATGGTCGTGCAGATGGTGGGCGTGGGCGAGGCCACCGGCGCCCTGGACGCCATGCTGAGCAAGGTCGCCGACTTCTACGAGGACGAGGTGGACAATGCCGTGGCGGCCATGACGGCCATGATGGAACCCCTGATCATCGCCGTCCTGGGCGGCATCATCGGCTTCATCGTCATCGCCATGTATCTGCCCATCTTCAACCTGGCCAACGTCATGGGCAAGGACTGA